The nucleotide window TTTACCTCACTCCGTTTATTTATAGAGAATTCTTAACTATTTGGGCAAATGAACTACTATCTAAAGATGCTCCTCCGACCAAAGCTCCATCAATATCAGCTTCTTGCATCAGCTCTTTAATGTTTGATGGCTTAACGCTTCCTCCGTAAATAATTCTCAAATTAGCCGCTAGCTGATCAGAGTACTGTTTAGCTAACCAGTTCCGAATAAACTTATGGACTTCTTCAGCCTGTTGAGGGGTCGCTGTCTTTCCAGTGCCAATAGCCCATACTGGCTCATAAGCAAGAACTAACCTTTCGACACTTTCAGCTTCTAAGCCTTTAAGGCCTCCAGAAAGCTGCTCCTCGATCACCGAGATAGTCTTATTTGCTTCACGCTCCTCTAAGGTCTCACCAACACAAACAATTGGAATTAGATTTTCAGCTTGTGTGGCCTTTATTCGTTTATTAACCATCTCATCGGTCTCAAAAAAATATTTCCTTCGCTCTGAGTGACCAATGATAGCATAAAAACAACCAGCATCTTTAAGCATTGCTGCTGAAATTTCGCCGGTGAAAGCTCCGGAATTTTCCCAATATACGTTTTGGGCCCCTAACTTAATATTAGAATTTTGCAAAATATCAGAAACTTCTGAAAGGGCTACGTAAGTCGGACATACTGCTACATCAATTGTGTCCACATCAACCAACTCCCGTTTTAAACTATTAACTAATTCTAAAGCTTCGGGAATGGTTTTCTGCATTTTCCAGTTTCCGGCTATAAATGGCTTTCTCATAATTAAATCTCCTTAATGAAACTTAGCTTTTTTGAAACCAAAGGCTCAAAAAAGCATTAGTTGAATTATTTATCACTTAAGGCGGCTATTCCCGGCAAAACCTTTCCTTCTAAATACTCTAAGGATGCTCCGCCTCCGGTTGAAATGTGAGACATCTTATCACTTAAATTAAATTTAGCCACAGCTGCAGCAGTATCTCCACCGCCAATAACTGAGGTAACTTGGCTCTCGGCCGTTGCCTTAGCTACTGCTAAAGCTAATTCTTTTGTGCCTTGAGCAAACTTTTCATTTTCAAAGATTCCTGCTGGACCATTCCAAACAACTGTTTTACTTTGAGCTATTTTATCACAAAATAATTTAATTGTCTTTGGGCCGATATCAACACCGATCCAGCCTTCAGCTATTGTTTGATCAGCAGTAACCTTTACATTTAAAGACTCTTTAATGTTGTCAGTAATTACGTGATCTAAGGGCAAGACTAATTCGACTTTACTTTCTTTTGCCTTAGCCAGTATCTTCTCAACAATCGGGATACTATCAAGCTCAACCCTTGAAGAACCAATTTCAACACCCTTTACCTTCATAAAGGTATAGGCCATGGCTCCGCCGATTATAATACAGTCAGCGCGTTCAAGCATATTCTCAATAACCGGGATCTTATCAGCAACCTTAGCCCCACCAAGAATGAACAAGAAAGGCTTCTCAGCTTGAGTTAAAACTTTCTGAAAATACTCTATCTCTTTTTGCACTAAAAAGCCTGAAACTGATTCAAGGTAATGAGTTACCCCTTCCGTTGAGGCGTGAGCCCGATGACAAGTTCCAAAAGCATCATTAACAAATACATCACCCAAAGAGGCTAACTGCTTAGCAAAATCAGGATCATTCAGTGTTTCTTGCTCATAGAATCTTAAATTTTCAAGCAAGACAACTTCGCCGACAGCTAAACTTTTAACCTTGGCTTTTACATCCTCACCAATACAATCTGAAAGCATCTCAACTGGCTTAGCTAACAATTCACTAAGACGTTCAGCTACTGGTTTAAGGCTATACTCTGGTTTTTTCTGACCCTTTGGTCTTCCCAAGTGGCTCATTAAGACTAATTTTGCCTGCTTGGATAAACAATAGTTTATTGTCTCAAGAGCTGCCTTAATTCTTGAATCGTCAGTGATCTTCTGATGCTCATCTAGCGGCACATTAAAGTCTACTCGCATCAAAACAGTCTTGCCCTCTAGATTAATATCGGTTACTGATTTCTTATTCATATTTTCCTTTTAAGTTAACTTCTTACTTAATCATATAGGGAATTAGATCAACCACTCGACATGAATATCCCCATTCATTGTCATACCAAGAAAGAAGCTTAAAAAATCCCTGACCTAACTTAATTATACTCAAAGAATCATAAACTGAAGAATGAGTATTCCCGATTACGTCTGCTGAAACTATTGGATCTTGGCAATACTCTAAAATTCCCTTCATCGGGCCATCAGCGGCTTTTTTCATGGCACTGTTAACCTCTTCTATCGAAGGATCTTTAACTAGCTTTACAGTTAAATCAACAATCGAACCGGTTGGAACCGGAACTCGCATAGCCAGCCCATTAAGCTTTCCGTCTAATTCAGGAATTACTAAGCCAACTGCCTTAGCTGCCCCGGTAGTAGTCGGAATAATTGAAAGACCGGCTGAACGAGCTCGTCTTAAATCCGAATGCGGAAAATCAAGAATTCTTTGATCATTAGTATAAGCATGTACGGTTGTCATCAAACCTTCGACGATTCCAAAATTATCCTGCAAAACTTTCGCTATTGGTGCAAGGCAATTAGTAGTACAAGATGCATTAGAAACGATCAAATCTTCATCTTTTAAGCTTTCGGTATTAACACCCAAAACGATTGTGTTGTCAACTTTATCTTTAGCCGGCACCGTGAGGATAGCCTTTTTCGCTCCGGCTTCAATATGCATAGCAACCTGATCACGCTTTCTGAAAACTCCAGTTGATTCAACAACTAAATCTACCCCTAATTCTTTCCAAGGAAGATTCTTAGGATCTCTTTCAGAAAGTATCTTTATTTCCTTGCCATCAACTACAATTGCCCCTTCTTTTGCGCTCACTGATTTAGAAAACTTTCCATATACTGAGTCATACTTTAAAAGATGGGCTAAAGTTTTCGCATCAGTTAAATCATTGATAGCGACTACTTCAATATCTTTTCTTTCACTAATTACCTTAAAAACATTTCTACCAATTCTGCCAAAACCATTAATTGCTACTTTTACCATCTCAAAACCTCCTTTAATGAGACTGCCCCTTTAGGGGTCTAGTCAAATTACAACTTATTTTATCTCTACTTTCTTCAAATAACTACTGGCTACCTCTGGCGAGGTAGGATTTATATAGAAACCAGTTCCCCATTCAAAACCAGCAATCTTACTCAATTTAGGCATAACTTCAACATGCCAATGATACCATTCTTGACTTTCAGCTTTGTCAACGGGGTTGGTATGAATAATAAAGTTATAGGGTGGATTCCCTAAAACTAGTTTAATTCTAGTAAGCACCTCTTTCAAAATACGGGCAAAATTATCTATGGCTGCTTCGGAAATATCGGTAAAATCAGCCTGATGCTGTTTAGGCATAATAACTATCTCAAAAGGAGAACGCGAGGCAAAAGGACAAAAAGCAATAAAATCTTTGTTCTCACAAACCTCCCGATGTCGATGTTCAATTTCCTGTAAGATCATATCGCAGAATATACAGCGCTCCTTATAGTCAAAGTGACGATGAGAGCATTTAAGTTCTTCATCTACCCTCCGGGGAACAATTGGCAATGAAATAAGCTGAGTGTGGCTATGCTCAAGTGATGCTCCGGCGACTAGACCGTAATTTTTAAAAATAAGAACATATTTAAATCGCTCATCTTTACTTAGAGCAATGCTTCGACGCTTATAAACTCCGATTACTTTTTTAATCTGCTCAATAGTTAGGTCAGCTAACTGCTTAGAGTGATCAGTTCCCTCAATAATAACTTCATGCTTTCCTACGCCGTTCATCATATCAAAAATGCCTACGCCAGTTTTACCTAGGTTGTCTTCATCAGCTAAGGCCGGATATTTATTAGGTACGGTGCGTGTCTGCCAACCAGTAGTGTCGGGCTTGCTACCTTTCGGACGATCAGCGTCAACCTCAGGCGGAGTCATTTTTTCCTTTCCTTCACAAAAAGGACACATCCCTTCTTTAATATCAAGCTTCTCTACCTCATAATTATCAGGGCCAAAGTTCTTTTCGGTGCTGATAATAACCCAACGAGCCGTAATCGGATCTAATCTTAATTCACCCATTTTAGAGTTTAACCTCGCGTAAAAATTTAGCAGCCTCCTCCGGAGAGGTAGGATTAATATAAAAACCGGTTCCCCATTCAAAGCCAGCGACTTGAGTCAAACGAGGAATAATTTCAATGTGCCAATGGTAATCTTGTTCTATTGTACCCCAATAACCTACCTTAGCCCGTCGATAGGGTGCTATATGCAACATATAGTTATAGGGCGGATCTGAAAGGGCAACCTTAATTCTATGTAAAACTTCCTTAAGTGTTTTCGCTAGGCTAGAAATATCTTTATCGCTTATTTTGCTAAAATCAGCACAATGCTCTTTAGGTAAAACCCAAGTCTCAAAAGGAAACCGTGAAGCATAGGGAGCAATTGCTACAAATCCGTCTTTATCTAAAATTAACCTTTGTTTATCGTTAACTTCCTGAGCAATAATGTCACAATAAACGCACCGATCTTTGTAGTCAAAATAACGTTTAGCTCCTTCTAGCTCCCCCTTTACGCTCTTGGGACAAGCCGGAAGAGCAATCAACTGACTGCGAGAATGTCCCGAGCCAATAGCACCAGCAGCAAGTTTATGATTTTTGAATATTAATACATATTTAAAACGAGGATCTTTTTCAAGATCTAAAATCCTGGCCCGGTACATCTGTAAACTCTCAGCGATTTCATCCGGACTTAATTCATCTAAAGAACTTACATGTCTTGGGCTCTCGACAATAACCTCATGAGCCCCAACTCCATTCATCATATCGTAAATGCCGTGTGGCCGCTTGTCTAGCTCTTCGGCACTGTGCAAAAGCGGTACAATACTTGGGATAACTCTTGAC belongs to Candidatus Omnitrophota bacterium and includes:
- the tpiA gene encoding triose-phosphate isomerase, which codes for MRKPFIAGNWKMQKTIPEALELVNSLKRELVDVDTIDVAVCPTYVALSEVSDILQNSNIKLGAQNVYWENSGAFTGEISAAMLKDAGCFYAIIGHSERRKYFFETDEMVNKRIKATQAENLIPIVCVGETLEEREANKTISVIEEQLSGGLKGLEAESVERLVLAYEPVWAIGTGKTATPQQAEEVHKFIRNWLAKQYSDQLAANLRIIYGGSVKPSNIKELMQEADIDGALVGGASLDSSSFAQIVKNSL
- a CDS encoding phosphoglycerate kinase, translated to MNKKSVTDINLEGKTVLMRVDFNVPLDEHQKITDDSRIKAALETINYCLSKQAKLVLMSHLGRPKGQKKPEYSLKPVAERLSELLAKPVEMLSDCIGEDVKAKVKSLAVGEVVLLENLRFYEQETLNDPDFAKQLASLGDVFVNDAFGTCHRAHASTEGVTHYLESVSGFLVQKEIEYFQKVLTQAEKPFLFILGGAKVADKIPVIENMLERADCIIIGGAMAYTFMKVKGVEIGSSRVELDSIPIVEKILAKAKESKVELVLPLDHVITDNIKESLNVKVTADQTIAEGWIGVDIGPKTIKLFCDKIAQSKTVVWNGPAGIFENEKFAQGTKELALAVAKATAESQVTSVIGGGDTAAAVAKFNLSDKMSHISTGGGASLEYLEGKVLPGIAALSDK
- the gap gene encoding type I glyceraldehyde-3-phosphate dehydrogenase, yielding MVKVAINGFGRIGRNVFKVISERKDIEVVAINDLTDAKTLAHLLKYDSVYGKFSKSVSAKEGAIVVDGKEIKILSERDPKNLPWKELGVDLVVESTGVFRKRDQVAMHIEAGAKKAILTVPAKDKVDNTIVLGVNTESLKDEDLIVSNASCTTNCLAPIAKVLQDNFGIVEGLMTTVHAYTNDQRILDFPHSDLRRARSAGLSIIPTTTGAAKAVGLVIPELDGKLNGLAMRVPVPTGSIVDLTVKLVKDPSIEEVNSAMKKAADGPMKGILEYCQDPIVSADVIGNTHSSVYDSLSIIKLGQGFFKLLSWYDNEWGYSCRVVDLIPYMIK
- the galT gene encoding galactose-1-phosphate uridylyltransferase, translating into MGELRLDPITARWVIISTEKNFGPDNYEVEKLDIKEGMCPFCEGKEKMTPPEVDADRPKGSKPDTTGWQTRTVPNKYPALADEDNLGKTGVGIFDMMNGVGKHEVIIEGTDHSKQLADLTIEQIKKVIGVYKRRSIALSKDERFKYVLIFKNYGLVAGASLEHSHTQLISLPIVPRRVDEELKCSHRHFDYKERCIFCDMILQEIEHRHREVCENKDFIAFCPFASRSPFEIVIMPKQHQADFTDISEAAIDNFARILKEVLTRIKLVLGNPPYNFIIHTNPVDKAESQEWYHWHVEVMPKLSKIAGFEWGTGFYINPTSPEVASSYLKKVEIK
- the galT gene encoding galactose-1-phosphate uridylyltransferase — protein: MPQLRKDPIIGRWVIIATERAKRPKEFKVNDQVDAFSESCPFCEGHEEYTPEEVAASREKNSKPNKPGWQSRVIPSIVPLLHSAEELDKRPHGIYDMMNGVGAHEVIVESPRHVSSLDELSPDEIAESLQMYRARILDLEKDPRFKYVLIFKNHKLAAGAIGSGHSRSQLIALPACPKSVKGELEGAKRYFDYKDRCVYCDIIAQEVNDKQRLILDKDGFVAIAPYASRFPFETWVLPKEHCADFSKISDKDISSLAKTLKEVLHRIKVALSDPPYNYMLHIAPYRRAKVGYWGTIEQDYHWHIEIIPRLTQVAGFEWGTGFYINPTSPEEAAKFLREVKL